From a single Corynebacterium kroppenstedtii DSM 44385 genomic region:
- the ptsP gene encoding phosphoenolpyruvate--protein phosphotransferase — protein sequence MDTQETAVIKGKAVVPGVALGPIAVVAPRPAVPEAGAEVDEGQREAEYERFEQAANAVTEALKERAKSLEGHAADVVNATAGLASDRGWRRKVKKTTKQGRNAIDATVTATASFVEMFTANGGVFAERVADLEDVRDRVLAHLQGLPEPGLPVLTTPSILWADDLAPADTATLNPDLVIGIVTRRGGPTSHTAIIARQLNIPCVVATGPTDVEISSGETEGMISGAAGELTVNPDEDVAKQAVHEWQQLAEKIANWEGPAQTKDGHRVQLLANVQDGPQAASAASTAVEGVGLFRTELLFLSSTKEPSVNDQAAAYGRVLNAFPKGKVVVRTLDAGSDKPVPFVEAEEEDNPALGVRGVRIAWDRQDILERQLDAIAKAVEDNDRGDAPTWVMAPMVATADEARWFAGMCHERGLTPGIMVEVPAVALCAREIMQEIDFVSIGTNDLTQYTMAADRLSSPLAHLNDPWQPAVLRLIKMVCEAGAETKTPVGVCGEAASDPLLACVLTGLGVNSLSVAAPSAAGVGAQVGDRTLEECQKMAAAAVAATSPVDAKKAAADAG from the coding sequence ATGGACACCCAAGAAACTGCCGTGATCAAAGGTAAGGCCGTAGTACCTGGTGTCGCCCTTGGTCCAATCGCAGTGGTGGCCCCGCGTCCCGCTGTTCCGGAAGCTGGGGCTGAGGTTGACGAAGGTCAGCGCGAGGCTGAATACGAACGTTTTGAACAAGCGGCTAACGCAGTCACCGAGGCTCTCAAGGAACGCGCCAAGAGCCTCGAGGGGCACGCTGCAGATGTTGTTAATGCAACTGCGGGGCTTGCATCTGACCGCGGATGGCGTCGGAAAGTTAAGAAAACCACCAAACAGGGACGGAATGCGATCGACGCAACAGTCACTGCTACAGCGTCATTCGTCGAAATGTTTACGGCCAACGGGGGAGTCTTTGCGGAGCGCGTCGCCGACCTTGAAGATGTCCGCGACCGTGTTCTTGCCCACCTCCAGGGCCTTCCGGAGCCTGGACTTCCGGTCCTCACGACGCCATCTATCTTGTGGGCCGACGACCTTGCACCCGCGGATACGGCAACGCTGAATCCGGACTTAGTCATCGGCATCGTCACGCGTCGTGGTGGACCGACGTCGCACACGGCAATTATTGCCCGTCAGCTCAATATTCCTTGCGTTGTTGCAACTGGACCGACTGATGTTGAGATTTCCTCAGGCGAAACTGAAGGCATGATTAGTGGCGCTGCCGGAGAGCTCACGGTCAACCCGGATGAGGATGTTGCGAAGCAGGCAGTTCATGAGTGGCAGCAGCTTGCAGAGAAGATCGCAAACTGGGAAGGCCCTGCTCAGACCAAAGATGGCCACCGCGTTCAGTTATTAGCCAATGTTCAGGATGGCCCTCAGGCTGCCTCGGCAGCGTCGACTGCAGTTGAGGGAGTTGGCCTGTTCCGCACTGAGCTTCTCTTCTTATCGTCGACGAAGGAGCCGTCGGTCAATGACCAGGCCGCGGCGTATGGCCGTGTGCTGAATGCGTTCCCGAAGGGGAAGGTTGTTGTTCGTACTCTTGATGCAGGGTCGGATAAGCCCGTTCCCTTCGTCGAGGCGGAGGAAGAGGACAACCCGGCTCTGGGTGTTCGTGGCGTGCGCATTGCGTGGGACCGTCAGGATATTCTGGAGCGCCAGTTGGATGCTATTGCTAAGGCGGTCGAAGATAACGATCGCGGCGACGCTCCGACCTGGGTTATGGCACCAATGGTGGCAACTGCCGACGAAGCTCGGTGGTTTGCGGGTATGTGCCACGAGCGTGGCTTGACGCCCGGGATCATGGTTGAGGTTCCTGCGGTTGCGCTGTGTGCTCGGGAAATCATGCAGGAAATTGATTTCGTTTCGATCGGAACGAATGACCTTACTCAGTACACGATGGCGGCTGACCGCTTGTCCTCCCCATTGGCTCACCTCAATGACCCGTGGCAGCCTGCTGTTTTGCGGCTCATCAAGATGGTCTGTGAGGCCGGCGCGGAGACGAAAACTCCGGTCGGAGTTTGTGGCGAGGCAGCTTCCGATCCGCTTCTTGCCTGCGTCTTGACGGGCTTGGGCGTGAACTCCTTGTCCGTTGCCGCTCCTTCTGCTGCAGGGGTTGGGGCTCAGGTTGGCGACCGTACTCTCGAGGAATGCCAGAAGATGGCGGCCGCTGCGGTTGCCGCTACCTCCCCCGTCGACGCGAAGAAAGCGGCTGCTGACGCTGGCTAA
- a CDS encoding DeoR/GlpR family DNA-binding transcription regulator, producing MYAEERRRQIASLTAVEGRVSVTDLSERFSVTAETVRRDLAQLDREGAIHRVHGGAVASTNFQTLELPIDSRARAASGAKAAIGRTAMDYLPPQGAGIFLDAGTTTAVLANHIADLSSGRGWPIVTNCLPIAMNLASRNLTDLQLLGGQIRAITQAVVGDTALRTLALMRADVAFIGTNALTIDHGLSTADPQEAAVKRAMITNANRVIAMCDSSKFGRDYLVSFAALSDIDVLITDSAAPESFLSQLREHEIDVVVAQ from the coding sequence ATGTATGCAGAGGAACGACGGAGACAAATCGCTTCTCTCACCGCCGTTGAAGGCCGCGTCAGTGTCACAGACTTGTCCGAACGATTCTCAGTAACAGCAGAAACGGTTCGTCGAGACCTTGCTCAACTCGATCGGGAAGGCGCTATCCATCGCGTGCACGGCGGTGCTGTGGCGTCCACTAATTTCCAGACTTTAGAGCTACCCATCGACAGTCGCGCAAGGGCCGCCTCCGGCGCTAAGGCCGCCATCGGCCGAACCGCAATGGATTACCTCCCACCACAAGGTGCAGGCATTTTTCTTGACGCGGGGACAACAACAGCGGTCTTGGCTAATCACATCGCGGATTTGTCGTCGGGACGCGGATGGCCCATCGTCACGAACTGCCTTCCCATTGCGATGAATCTGGCAAGCCGGAACTTAACCGATCTTCAGCTACTCGGTGGCCAAATTCGTGCGATTACCCAAGCTGTTGTGGGTGATACTGCGCTGCGTACGCTCGCGCTTATGCGTGCTGACGTGGCGTTTATCGGCACAAATGCGTTGACGATTGACCATGGCTTATCGACGGCTGACCCCCAGGAAGCAGCCGTCAAGAGAGCCATGATTACTAATGCCAATCGCGTCATCGCCATGTGCGATTCGTCGAAATTTGGCCGTGATTACCTGGTCAGCTTTGCTGCACTGAGTGATATTGACGTTCTCATCACTGACTCTGCCGCCCCGGAAAGTTTTCTTTCCCAACTTCGCGAACATGAGATCGATGTCGTCGTTGCACAGTAA
- a CDS encoding 1-phosphofructokinase family hexose kinase has protein sequence MSSHSSSPTPQEGETHEGSSPSGIEALDSQSLRIPDNAVVTVTPNPCMDRTAAISTPLDRGGVNRITDVTDVPAGKGINVAMATYRADEPTVAIAPASAGDPFTSLVHKTGLSFVPTPADHPVRVNLTVTEPDGTTTKLNEPGNPLEQDHVDTLTRVISQAAQRASWIVLSGSLPPGLPTSWYADMVGAIRKSADGHDVKIAVDTSDKPLEELGARMLKDPAVAPDLLKPNGFEIGQILGLDGKNIEHEASQGNLKPATEAAKLLVDHGVRYVLLTLGASGAVLATQQGTWYASPPPITPVSTVGAGDSSLAGFIIGTQRSGHSNGTSSATDSSVEKTALRYAVAYGSAATSLPGTTIPFPSQTQPESVTVMAGAEATALKGVS, from the coding sequence ATGTCTTCACACTCATCATCGCCGACTCCACAAGAAGGCGAAACACACGAGGGCTCTAGTCCATCCGGCATTGAAGCATTAGATAGTCAGTCCTTGCGAATTCCCGACAATGCTGTCGTTACAGTGACCCCTAATCCCTGCATGGATCGTACGGCTGCAATATCCACCCCACTTGATCGAGGTGGAGTAAACAGGATCACTGACGTTACCGATGTACCAGCCGGCAAAGGCATCAACGTAGCGATGGCTACTTACAGGGCCGACGAACCAACCGTCGCCATTGCACCGGCATCCGCAGGCGATCCCTTTACTTCTTTAGTTCATAAAACAGGTCTCAGCTTCGTACCGACGCCAGCTGACCATCCCGTCCGCGTCAACCTCACTGTCACGGAACCCGATGGCACGACGACGAAACTCAATGAGCCAGGCAACCCTCTTGAGCAAGATCACGTCGACACACTGACCCGAGTGATTTCGCAGGCCGCGCAGCGTGCATCGTGGATCGTTCTCTCCGGTTCACTGCCACCCGGACTGCCTACATCGTGGTACGCCGACATGGTCGGAGCGATTCGTAAGAGCGCCGACGGGCACGACGTCAAAATAGCGGTCGACACGTCAGATAAACCGCTTGAGGAACTCGGTGCCCGCATGCTGAAGGATCCGGCTGTGGCTCCCGATCTCCTGAAGCCAAACGGTTTCGAAATCGGCCAGATCCTCGGCCTCGACGGGAAAAACATCGAACACGAGGCATCGCAGGGAAATCTCAAGCCCGCGACAGAAGCCGCAAAGCTCTTGGTTGACCACGGCGTGCGTTATGTCCTGCTCACACTCGGTGCGTCGGGCGCGGTCTTAGCTACCCAACAAGGGACCTGGTATGCCTCTCCGCCTCCTATCACTCCGGTGAGTACTGTCGGAGCGGGTGATTCAAGCCTGGCTGGCTTCATTATTGGTACCCAAAGAAGCGGTCACAGTAACGGAACGAGCTCAGCTACAGACAGTTCAGTTGAGAAAACTGCACTTCGATACGCTGTAGCCTACGGCTCTGCGGCAACGTCGCTGCCCGGAACGACAATCCCCTTCCCCTCCCAAACGCAACCTGAATCCGTCACCGTCATGGCTGGCGCTGAAGCAACAGCCTTGAAAGGAGTGTCATGA
- a CDS encoding PTS fructose transporter subunit IIABC has product MTSSSGSGSTPNKPTQKETAPAEGTQANSSEPPVITPDLIMLDVAPGDTKEAVIKALASHAAVAGRADDAEGLTSDALTRESKSATGVPGGVAIPHCRTSHVEVPTLTFARLSKPVDFGSADGPADLVFLISAPMGGGKAHLRILSKLARSLVKASFRDSLREASDEKDAAQRILDTLAAKPKKKSASTASASKGADAAAAGSAAGSTPVGAAGASAQSTDGGNQASGSGQAVTHLVAITACPTGIAHTYMAADSLSQTADARDDVEITVETQGSSGVTPLPSDVIKNADAVIFATDVGVKDRERFAGKPVIESGVKRAIDEPAVMIDEAIAAAKDPHARRVKGKASSSSESSQEEGEGLGWGKRIQQALMTGVSYMIPFVAAGGLLMALAFVLSGADIAKVYETVVNHNALWNLPGQHITVDGETYNFSQAPLLIYLGAVSAYVGTLGMNFLVSALSGYIAYALGGRPGIAPGFIGGAVSVAVGAGFIGGLFTGLIAGLIAMWFNTLNPPRWLAGLMPVVIIPLVDSLITGFAMFILLGRPIASLMDALQNGLNSMSGSSAVLLGIILGLMMCFDLGGPINKAAYLFATAGLNVDDPASLKIMAAVMITGMVPPLALALATTLRPKLFNKAEQENGKAAWLLGLSFISEGAIPFAAADPLRVIPATMLGGAVSGAISMAAGVELMAPHGGVFVILAVTHVLMFFVSLVVGVVIAAAGVVALKTWWPVKTRDAAKSPASTAPSSTNKEASAKTTA; this is encoded by the coding sequence ATGACATCATCGAGCGGTTCCGGATCTACTCCGAACAAACCGACACAAAAAGAAACAGCACCAGCGGAGGGAACGCAGGCGAACTCCTCGGAGCCTCCCGTAATCACCCCGGACCTCATCATGCTCGACGTGGCTCCCGGTGATACCAAGGAAGCTGTTATTAAAGCTTTGGCTTCACATGCGGCGGTGGCCGGTCGCGCTGATGACGCCGAGGGGCTTACCTCTGACGCCTTGACTCGCGAATCGAAGTCAGCCACTGGTGTGCCTGGTGGCGTGGCAATTCCGCACTGCCGCACCAGCCATGTGGAAGTTCCGACGCTGACCTTCGCGCGTCTCTCGAAGCCTGTTGATTTTGGCTCCGCCGATGGCCCTGCCGACCTGGTTTTCCTTATTTCCGCTCCGATGGGCGGAGGGAAAGCACACCTGCGGATCCTGTCGAAATTAGCCCGTAGCTTGGTAAAAGCCTCCTTCCGGGACTCGCTACGCGAAGCATCCGATGAGAAGGACGCAGCCCAGCGCATCCTTGACACCTTGGCTGCCAAGCCAAAGAAGAAGTCCGCCTCGACGGCGTCGGCAAGTAAGGGTGCAGACGCAGCCGCGGCGGGTAGCGCTGCGGGGTCGACGCCCGTCGGAGCAGCGGGAGCATCAGCTCAGAGCACCGACGGCGGCAACCAGGCTAGTGGATCCGGACAGGCTGTTACCCACCTTGTCGCGATTACCGCGTGCCCCACCGGCATCGCGCACACGTACATGGCTGCGGATTCCCTGTCGCAGACAGCCGATGCACGTGACGATGTCGAGATCACGGTTGAGACTCAGGGATCATCCGGAGTCACTCCCCTTCCCTCCGACGTCATTAAGAATGCCGATGCCGTCATCTTCGCCACCGATGTTGGGGTGAAGGACCGTGAGCGCTTCGCTGGCAAACCAGTCATCGAATCTGGCGTGAAGCGGGCTATTGATGAACCCGCGGTCATGATCGATGAAGCCATCGCGGCAGCAAAAGATCCTCATGCACGTCGCGTCAAAGGGAAGGCATCATCGTCGTCTGAGAGCTCTCAGGAAGAGGGCGAGGGACTCGGCTGGGGCAAGCGTATTCAGCAAGCCCTGATGACCGGTGTGTCGTACATGATTCCGTTCGTGGCGGCAGGCGGCCTCCTTATGGCGCTGGCCTTCGTGCTGTCTGGTGCGGATATCGCCAAGGTCTACGAAACCGTCGTCAACCACAATGCTCTGTGGAACCTTCCCGGGCAGCACATTACTGTCGACGGCGAAACGTACAACTTCAGCCAGGCTCCTCTGCTGATCTACCTTGGCGCTGTATCGGCTTATGTCGGCACGCTGGGGATGAACTTCCTCGTGAGTGCCCTGTCGGGGTATATCGCCTACGCTCTCGGTGGCCGTCCAGGTATCGCTCCAGGATTCATTGGTGGTGCCGTCTCCGTCGCTGTGGGGGCAGGGTTCATTGGCGGCCTGTTCACGGGCCTCATCGCAGGTCTCATCGCAATGTGGTTCAACACGCTTAATCCGCCACGGTGGCTAGCTGGGTTGATGCCTGTTGTGATCATTCCTTTGGTGGACTCGCTCATCACCGGCTTCGCCATGTTTATCCTGCTGGGACGCCCGATCGCCTCGCTGATGGACGCCCTGCAGAATGGCCTGAACTCGATGTCCGGCTCCTCCGCGGTTCTCCTCGGCATCATCCTGGGTCTCATGATGTGCTTCGACCTCGGTGGTCCCATCAACAAGGCAGCGTACTTGTTCGCCACGGCTGGACTGAATGTCGACGATCCTGCGTCGCTGAAGATCATGGCTGCTGTCATGATTACCGGTATGGTTCCGCCGCTGGCCTTGGCTCTTGCGACGACCTTGCGGCCTAAGCTCTTCAATAAAGCGGAGCAGGAAAACGGAAAAGCGGCTTGGTTGCTAGGCCTATCCTTCATCTCTGAAGGCGCTATCCCGTTCGCCGCTGCGGACCCGCTGCGCGTCATTCCGGCTACGATGCTCGGCGGCGCGGTCTCCGGTGCTATCTCGATGGCAGCTGGCGTCGAACTGATGGCTCCTCACGGCGGCGTGTTCGTGATTCTGGCCGTCACCCACGTTCTTATGTTCTTCGTCTCACTGGTGGTTGGCGTAGTCATCGCTGCGGCTGGTGTCGTCGCCCTGAAGACATGGTGGCCAGTCAAGACACGCGATGCCGCGAAATCGCCAGCGTCGACAGCGCCGTCGTCGACGAACAAAGAAGCTTCTGCCAAGACCACAGCGTAA
- a CDS encoding HPr family phosphocarrier protein: MASTTVTVGSTVGLHARPAAVIAEEASNYDDEILISLPDDDDAEPADAASSLMIMALGAEHGDTVEVSSENAEAVEKIAALVSQNLDNE; encoded by the coding sequence ATGGCTTCCACAACCGTGACTGTCGGTTCTACCGTTGGTCTTCACGCTCGTCCCGCAGCTGTTATCGCCGAGGAAGCATCTAACTATGATGACGAGATCTTGATCTCGCTTCCCGACGATGATGATGCAGAACCTGCCGACGCCGCTTCTTCCCTCATGATTATGGCCTTGGGCGCTGAGCACGGTGACACCGTGGAAGTTTCGTCTGAGAACGCCGAAGCTGTCGAGAAGATTGCGGCTCTGGTCTCGCAGAACCTCGATAACGAATAA
- a CDS encoding uracil-xanthine permease family protein — MSAKKSLLPWSVHGDGKTPRPGAVVAPDERLSWLRTIGVGMQYVIAMFGATLLVPTLTGFPVNTTLLFSGLGTMAFLLITRNRLPSYLGSSFAFIAPLTAAHSAGLSAQLGGVLAAGLALAVVGLVVMAVGQHALGAVMPPPVTGAIVALIGLNLAPAATSNVQKQPLVAGVTLAAILLFTVAGRGMIARLGILFGVVVGWVFASLTGSLAPGTSETIENAAWIGFPQFHSPVFHTEIVISTIPVVVVLIAENVGHVKAVSAMTGRNMDDLAGKALFSDGIATTVAGFCGGSGTTSYAENIGVMAATRVYSTAAYWVAAATAIILAFIPKFGALVFTIPTGVLGGATMVLYGMIGMLGIRIWQDNNVRFTNPVNLTAAAVALIAGIGNLTLRVGSVDIEGIAWGSVGIIVGYPLLRYLFEHVGEGQDASQRQY; from the coding sequence GTGAGCGCAAAAAAGAGTCTTTTACCGTGGTCCGTGCATGGTGACGGAAAAACACCCCGGCCTGGTGCTGTGGTGGCCCCAGATGAGCGATTAAGTTGGCTTCGAACTATCGGCGTGGGAATGCAGTACGTCATTGCCATGTTCGGGGCGACGCTTCTTGTCCCCACCCTCACCGGGTTCCCCGTCAATACCACCCTATTGTTCTCTGGTCTGGGGACGATGGCGTTTCTCCTCATCACGAGGAATCGCCTTCCATCATATTTAGGTTCCTCATTTGCGTTTATCGCCCCTTTAACCGCTGCGCATAGTGCGGGGCTGTCTGCCCAGCTGGGTGGCGTCCTTGCCGCAGGATTAGCGCTCGCGGTTGTGGGGCTCGTTGTGATGGCAGTGGGACAACACGCCCTTGGCGCCGTGATGCCTCCGCCCGTCACGGGAGCAATCGTCGCACTCATCGGTTTGAATCTTGCTCCTGCCGCCACATCCAACGTGCAAAAACAGCCATTAGTAGCCGGCGTTACTCTGGCGGCAATTCTGCTCTTCACCGTGGCGGGCCGGGGGATGATCGCGCGGCTAGGAATTCTTTTTGGTGTCGTCGTCGGGTGGGTTTTCGCGTCGCTAACAGGTAGTTTAGCCCCAGGTACCTCAGAGACGATAGAGAATGCCGCATGGATTGGTTTCCCACAATTCCATTCTCCCGTCTTCCACACAGAAATTGTTATTTCGACGATCCCCGTCGTCGTTGTGTTAATCGCAGAAAATGTCGGCCATGTAAAGGCTGTCTCTGCCATGACGGGAAGAAATATGGATGACTTAGCGGGGAAAGCTTTATTTTCTGACGGTATCGCGACGACAGTGGCAGGATTCTGCGGCGGATCGGGTACAACCAGTTATGCCGAAAACATTGGTGTCATGGCGGCTACGCGAGTCTATTCCACGGCTGCGTACTGGGTTGCTGCTGCGACCGCAATAATTCTTGCGTTTATTCCTAAGTTCGGCGCATTGGTATTCACTATTCCCACTGGAGTTTTGGGCGGCGCGACCATGGTCCTATACGGCATGATCGGAATGCTTGGAATTCGTATTTGGCAAGATAACAATGTTCGATTTACCAATCCCGTTAATTTGACCGCGGCTGCAGTGGCGTTAATAGCGGGGATAGGAAATCTCACATTGCGGGTGGGATCAGTTGATATTGAAGGCATCGCGTGGGGATCGGTGGGGATCATCGTTGGTTACCCGCTCTTGCGCTATCTTTTCGAGCACGTTGGGGAAGGGCAGGACGCCAGCCAGCGTCAGTATTAA
- the hflX gene encoding GTPase HflX, with product MPTAGELDLSERDELRALSRGSQAHTTEQSDGYDVEYRKLRLERVILVGVWTSGTTAEFEANLEELRALAETAGSEVLESFYQRREKPDAGTYIGSGKVAELRDAVRSLGADTVICDGELSPGQLIALEKQLDVKVIDRTMLILDIFAQHAKSKEGKAQVSLAQMEYLYTRVRGWGDMMSRQAGGRAGSNGGVGLRGPGETKIEADRRRLRKDMARLRAELRSMTTAREIKRDRRDSSTTPQIAIAGYTNAGKSSLINAITGAGVLVEDALFATLDPTTRRAELADGRAVIFSDTVGFVRHLPTQLVEAFRSSLEEVASADLVLHVVDGSDPFPLKQIAAVHEVLADVRNSRAETMPPEIIVVNKIDQADPIVLAQLRHELDDVVFVSAKTGENIDELASRIELFLNTLDTHVRLHVPYTRGDIVAKVHEYGTVIDEQYDSDGTVLDVRVPARVAQEVKEFIQADEYS from the coding sequence ATGCCCACCGCGGGCGAACTTGACCTTAGCGAGCGTGACGAACTCCGTGCGCTGTCGCGCGGTAGTCAAGCTCACACCACGGAGCAATCCGATGGCTATGACGTCGAATATCGAAAGCTGCGGCTAGAAAGAGTCATTCTGGTCGGCGTATGGACGTCGGGGACAACCGCTGAATTCGAAGCAAATCTGGAAGAGCTCCGTGCTCTCGCGGAGACAGCCGGGTCTGAGGTCCTCGAGTCTTTTTACCAGCGCCGCGAGAAGCCCGACGCGGGCACGTACATCGGATCCGGCAAGGTCGCTGAGCTCCGTGACGCGGTCCGATCATTAGGCGCAGATACAGTGATTTGCGACGGTGAGCTGAGCCCCGGCCAGCTGATCGCTTTAGAAAAGCAGCTCGATGTCAAAGTTATTGACCGCACGATGCTGATCCTCGATATTTTCGCTCAGCATGCGAAGTCCAAAGAGGGAAAGGCGCAGGTTTCCCTCGCTCAGATGGAATATCTTTATACGCGAGTCCGCGGCTGGGGCGACATGATGTCCCGGCAGGCGGGTGGACGAGCCGGCTCTAATGGCGGTGTTGGCCTTCGTGGCCCTGGTGAAACGAAGATTGAGGCCGACCGCCGACGGTTGCGTAAAGATATGGCTCGTTTGCGAGCGGAATTGCGGAGCATGACGACCGCTCGTGAAATTAAGCGAGATCGGCGAGATAGCTCTACCACTCCGCAAATCGCGATTGCTGGGTACACGAACGCGGGGAAGTCGTCGTTAATCAATGCCATCACCGGAGCAGGGGTGCTGGTGGAGGATGCCCTCTTCGCTACCTTGGACCCCACGACACGTCGTGCAGAACTAGCCGACGGGCGAGCCGTCATCTTTTCGGACACGGTTGGGTTCGTTCGGCACCTGCCCACACAGCTGGTGGAGGCGTTCCGATCGTCCCTGGAGGAAGTTGCGTCGGCAGACTTGGTGCTACATGTTGTGGATGGTTCCGATCCCTTCCCACTGAAACAGATAGCTGCTGTTCATGAGGTTCTTGCCGACGTTCGCAACAGTAGAGCGGAGACCATGCCGCCTGAAATCATTGTTGTGAACAAGATAGACCAGGCTGACCCCATTGTTCTTGCGCAGCTTCGCCACGAGCTTGACGACGTTGTTTTCGTGTCGGCGAAAACTGGCGAGAATATTGATGAACTCGCATCCCGAATCGAACTGTTCTTAAACACTCTGGATACCCATGTAAGGCTTCATGTCCCGTACACCCGTGGTGACATTGTGGCGAAAGTCCATGAGTATGGAACCGTTATCGACGAACAATACGATTCCGACGGCACGGTCCTTGATGTGCGCGTTCCTGCTCGTGTTGCTCAAGAGGTGAAAGAGTTTATTCAGGCGGACGAATACTCATAA
- a CDS encoding FeoC-like transcriptional regulator — MKAVIAMLFRRERDLSRRVPSRGDSSGRASASSASQGPLAMVRDAIASGAVDRSRIAENTGLARTTVDASIEHLERMGWLTKKPLGTSCPGGGCSSCPLGKADGGAGCGSHIGGTGPVALVLTRRPQCWPAASTSAVPEAVSSAGRH, encoded by the coding sequence GTGAAAGCAGTGATAGCAATGCTGTTTCGTCGAGAACGAGATTTATCGCGACGCGTTCCTTCGCGGGGTGACTCCTCCGGGCGTGCATCGGCATCGTCGGCTTCACAAGGTCCGCTTGCCATGGTTCGTGACGCCATTGCCTCTGGGGCCGTTGACCGGTCACGGATCGCTGAAAACACGGGCCTTGCCCGAACCACCGTCGATGCCTCCATCGAGCACCTCGAACGCATGGGCTGGTTGACTAAGAAGCCACTGGGAACATCCTGCCCCGGCGGGGGATGCTCATCCTGCCCATTGGGTAAGGCCGACGGAGGGGCCGGATGCGGATCGCACATCGGCGGAACGGGACCGGTTGCGCTGGTTTTAACCCGTCGCCCCCAGTGCTGGCCGGCTGCGTCCACGTCGGCTGTGCCTGAAGCTGTTAGCTCCGCCGGCCGGCACTAG